The following coding sequences lie in one Brassica oleracea var. oleracea cultivar TO1000 unplaced genomic scaffold, BOL UnpScaffold00934, whole genome shotgun sequence genomic window:
- the LOC106320470 gene encoding myrosinase MB1, with the protein MDYFKTKYGDPLIYVTENGFSTPSSENREQAIADYKRIDYLCSHLCFLRKVIKEKGVNVRGYFAWALGDNYEFCKGFTVRFGLSYVNWEDLDDRNLKESGKWYQRFINRTVKNSAKQDFLRSSLSSQSQKKRLADA; encoded by the exons ATGGACTACTTCAAAACCAAATACGGCGACCCTTTAATCTATGTCACCGAAAATG GATTTAGTACCCCCAGTTCAGAAAACCGTGAGCAAGCTATTGCCGATTACAAGCGAATCGATTATCTATGCAGCCATCTATGTTTTCTCCGCAAGGTCATCAA GGAGAAGGGTGTCAACGTGAGAGGATACTTTGCATGGGCTCTTGGAGATAATTATGAATTCTGCAAAGGTTTCACCGTCAGATTTGGACTCAGTTACGTTAATTGGGAAGATCTGGACGACAGAAACCTCAAAGAATCTGGCAAATGGTACCAGAGATTCATTAACAGGACTGTCAAGAATTCTGCAAAACAAGATTTCCTCCGCTCAAGCCTCTCTTCCCAGAGTCAGAAGAAGAGGCTCGCTGATGCATGA